GTTGCCTGCTTGGCCTCCTCTGCCAGGTTGCGAACTTCCCCTGCTACCACCGCAAAGCCACGACCGTGTTCACCTGCCCTAGCCGCCTCAATCGCCGCGTTGAGGGCAAGCAGGTTGATCTGGTTTGCGATGTCATTGACCTGTTTGACGACGTTATCGATCTCCTGCATCCGGCTGTTAAGATTCTGGATCTCGTCCACACTCTGCTTGGCGATTGTTTCGACGATATTCATCTTGCTGTTCGCCACGGCACCGAGCTCCTGGGCCTTCTCACCAATCTCGGCCGTCTGAACCGCATGCTCGTGCACCTCCTGCGAGGTGCTGGCAATCTCCTCATTACTTGCAGAGAGATCTGCAACCTGTCGGTCTACTGCTTCGATCTGCGTGATAAGCGAGTTGCTCAGATCCGCACAGAACTGACTTGTTACCGCAACCTGCTCGGCTGCCTTTGCGATCTCGTCTGCCCCACGAGTTGTCTCATCGGCGGTGACATCCAGCTGGACAATCGCGGCATTCATTTCGCGGAACGGCTCGTTGATGATGTCAAGCGTCTGGTTGAGACCACCCACAATCTTTGCATAGTCACCGGAATGCTGTGAGATATCGGCACGTGTAGTGAGTTTGCCTGCCGCAGCAGCGTCAGCCAGCATATTTGTGTCCTTAACCAGCAGGTTAACTGCATCAATACACCCATTGAGGTTGTTCTTGATCTCGTTGAAGTCACCTGCATAATCATCCATTATCTTGGCAGGGATGTTTCCTTTCGAGATACGGTCCACATATTCCGCCGTCACATTCAGCGGCCCAACCACCGCATCCAGACAGTTGTTGATGCCCCGGATTACCTCACCATATGCACCCGCGTGACGGGTCGCATCAGCACGCACATCGAGCTGCCCTTTTACGCCGGCTTCTGCGAGCATCTCTGCATCGTTCACCACCGCCTCAAGCTTTTCCATCATGTCAACAAATGATGGGATCATTTTGTCGTTTTCAGAACGCCGACCCACAGCCTTGTAGGCACTAAGATCACCCAGGTCACCTGCAGCAACATTCTGCACCGTATTCTGGATGTGAAGCAGCCGGTCTATAACTTCATTGAGGGAGGAGGCGACATCGGCATAGAGACCGACATAATTTCCTTCAACCTTCGCTGTGTAGTCATTTGCAGCAACTTTCTGCAGCACCAAGTCGGCTTCAACAAGTCCGCCAAGACCATCGATACACAGGTTCAGATTATTCTTGATCTCGTTGAAGTCACCGGCATACACATCCGTGATCTTTTCAGGAATATCTCCCTTGCCGATACGGTCCACATATTCGGCGGCCACGTTCAGCGGCCCAACCACTGCATCCAGACAATTGTTGATGCCCCGGATTACCTCACCATATGCTCCCGCGTGGTGGGTCGCATCAGCACGCACATCGAGCTGCCCTTTTACGCCGGCTTCTGCGAGCATCTCTGCATCGTTTACCACCGCCTCAAGGTTTTCCATCATGTCAACAAATGATGGGATCATTTTGTCGTTTTCAGAACGCCGACCCACAGCCTTGTAGGCACTAAGATCACCCAGGTCACCTGCAGCAACATTCTGCACCGTATTCTGGATGTGAAGCAGCCGGTCTATAACTTCATTGAGGGAGGAGGCGACATCGGCATAGAGACCAACATAATTTCCTTCAACCTTCGCTGTGTAGTCATTTGCAGCAACTTTCTGCAGCACCAAGTCGGCTTCAACAAGTCCGCCAAGACCATCGATACACAGGTTCAGATTATTCTTGATCTCGTTGAAGTCACCGGCATACACATCCGTGATCTTTTCAGGAATATCTCCCTTGCCGATACGGTCCACATATTCCGCCGTCACATTCAGCGGCCCAACCACCGCATCCAGACAGTTGTTGATGCCCCGGATTACCTCACCATATGCACCCGCGTGACGGGTCGCATCAGCACGCACATCGAGCTGCCCTTTTACGCCGGCTTCTGCGAGCATCTCTGCATCGTTCACCACCGCCTCAAGCTTTTCCATCATGTCAACAAATGATGGGATCATTTTGTCGTTTTCAGAACGCCGACCCACAGCCTTGTAGGCACTAAGATCACCCAGGTCACCTGCAGCAACATTCTGTACCGTATTCTGGATGTGAAGCAGCCGGTCTATAACTTCATTGAGGGAGGAGGCGACATCGGCATAGAGACCGACATAATTTCCTTCAACCTTCGCTGTGTAGTCATTTGCAGCAACTTTCTGCAGCACCAAGTCGGCTTCAACAAGTCCGCCAAGACCATCGATACACAGGTTCAGATTATTCTTGATCTCGTTGAAGTCACCGGCATACACATCTGTGATCTTTTCAGGAATCTCTCCCTTGCCAATACGGTCTACATATTCGGCGGCCACGTTCAGCGGGCCAACCACCGCATCAAGTGTGTCGTTGACACCTTCCACGATCTGACGGAAGTCACCCTGGTGCTTTGATGCGTCGACACGTGTATCAAGTTTCCCCTCAACACCGGCCACTGCAAGCGTACCCATATCTTTGACCACAGCACCAACGGCATCCCTCACCTCATCAATACTGCCATTGATCTGAGTGAATTTGTCACGTATCGCAGTAGTGTAATCATTGCCCACATCAACTACCGAGTTAAATTTCAGATCGCCGCGTGCGAACATTTCAAGGTTAACTTTCAGTCGCTCAACCTCATTATTGAGATAATTCTGTACCGAGAGGTCCTTCGTGCGGTCCTGATATATGTAATAATTGACGAGGATGTCCCCATTATCATCAAGAACAGGTACCTGAGAGAGGGTGACATACGTTTTCTCGCCATTAGGCCACTTCAGCTCCATCTCGCTTACCGCATGCCGTTTTGTTTCAAAGGAGGCGTACATATCATCGCCACCCGTGACCATGATGTCAAACTCGTAGAGCTTCTTGCGCATCAGCTCTTCATACCTTCCCCGCCAGACGCGCTCATACTCCCTGTTGATGTCAATACAGGATTTATTGGGACCAAGCACAGCAATAGCCAGAGGGTTTTCCCGGATGAACAATTCTGCCTTATTCTGGAGAAGGTCGACCTCCGCCATTATGTCCATTGCTATATTGAGTGTTTCACCAAGTGATTTCAGTGAACCGTCAACGATATCAAGATTTATCCTCGCTGAGGTATCTCCCTTGATGGCGGATTTAAGAGTTTCCGCCCAATCATCCAGAATTCTATCCCCTACATTTTTTCCATCATTCGATGGATACGCCTCAAATAATGCTTTTCTCCCAATTGTTTCCATATATACGCCTCATTAAATTATTATATGAATTTTGATGGTTTATCAGGCAATTCCACTATGAATTAATCATTTCCGCGATTTCACGATAGACACGGGCAGCCTCGCATTGAGGTGCAAACTGCGCCAGAGGAAGGCCATTCACTTGTGCAATCTGGACGTTTGTATCAAACGGAACCGTGTATACCGTATCAAACGATTTTTTCACATCATTCTTAAATGCAGACAATCGTTTTGGTTCTACTTCTCTACCAGCCAGGTCAGCTTTTCCAAAAAAGAGCTGCTTTAACCTTGCTATAAATC
Above is a window of Methanogenium organophilum DNA encoding:
- a CDS encoding methyl-accepting chemotaxis protein, producing the protein METIGRKALFEAYPSNDGKNVGDRILDDWAETLKSAIKGDTSARINLDIVDGSLKSLGETLNIAMDIMAEVDLLQNKAELFIRENPLAIAVLGPNKSCIDINREYERVWRGRYEELMRKKLYEFDIMVTGGDDMYASFETKRHAVSEMELKWPNGEKTYVTLSQVPVLDDNGDILVNYYIYQDRTKDLSVQNYLNNEVERLKVNLEMFARGDLKFNSVVDVGNDYTTAIRDKFTQINGSIDEVRDAVGAVVKDMGTLAVAGVEGKLDTRVDASKHQGDFRQIVEGVNDTLDAVVGPLNVAAEYVDRIGKGEIPEKITDVYAGDFNEIKNNLNLCIDGLGGLVEADLVLQKVAANDYTAKVEGNYVGLYADVASSLNEVIDRLLHIQNTVQNVAAGDLGDLSAYKAVGRRSENDKMIPSFVDMMEKLEAVVNDAEMLAEAGVKGQLDVRADATRHAGAYGEVIRGINNCLDAVVGPLNVTAEYVDRIGKGDIPEKITDVYAGDFNEIKNNLNLCIDGLGGLVEADLVLQKVAANDYTAKVEGNYVGLYADVASSLNEVIDRLLHIQNTVQNVAAGDLGDLSAYKAVGRRSENDKMIPSFVDMMENLEAVVNDAEMLAEAGVKGQLDVRADATHHAGAYGEVIRGINNCLDAVVGPLNVAAEYVDRIGKGDIPEKITDVYAGDFNEIKNNLNLCIDGLGGLVEADLVLQKVAANDYTAKVEGNYVGLYADVASSLNEVIDRLLHIQNTVQNVAAGDLGDLSAYKAVGRRSENDKMIPSFVDMMEKLEAVVNDAEMLAEAGVKGQLDVRADATRHAGAYGEVIRGINNCLDAVVGPLNVTAEYVDRISKGNIPAKIMDDYAGDFNEIKNNLNGCIDAVNLLVKDTNMLADAAAAGKLTTRADISQHSGDYAKIVGGLNQTLDIINEPFREMNAAIVQLDVTADETTRGADEIAKAAEQVAVTSQFCADLSNSLITQIEAVDRQVADLSASNEEIASTSQEVHEHAVQTAEIGEKAQELGAVANSKMNIVETIAKQSVDEIQNLNSRMQEIDNVVKQVNDIANQINLLALNAAIEAARAGEHGRGFAVVAGEVRNLAEEAKQATGRIDQVIAGVQAISAKTAEAIGSAHNEIGSGVASVNATIEALNEIVQGSRDVRINIDEIAKAIEEQANMANRIVEAMEESNRLTRENQRQVEELASLAEEASASTEEIGSSIYEVKNMAGGLKQTMDKFEV